CAGGATCCTGCGCGAAGCCGTGCTCCCGCAATCCGCTGGCTCTGACAGCCCAGGTCTGGGGAGTCGCATCCACGCCCACTTCGCCGACCTCGGTGGCGTGGAACTGCATCTGCCCGCGCGGGTTTCCATGGCGGCGGCCGCCGTGTTCACCGAGGAGCCAACGTGATCGTTCTGGACACCAATGTGATCGCCGAGCTGATGCGGCCCCAGCCGGAGCCGGCGGTGCTGGCCTGGGCGGATGGTCTCGTTCCCGCGGAGGTGGGCATCACGGCGATGAATGAAGCAGAGATCCTGCACGGCCTTATCCGGCTGCCGGAGGGTCGCCGCAAACAGGCCCTGCTGGATAGCTGGCAGGCGTTGGTGACGGCCCTGCTGGGCGATCGCGTGTGGGCCTTCCACCGGGAGGCCGCCCATTGGTATGGCGAGCTGCTGGTGCGGCGGGAGCAACTCGGTCGGCCGATCGCCACGGCCGATGCGGTGATCGCCGCCACCGCCCTGGCCCAGGGCGCCCAACTGGCCACCCGCAACGTGAGCGACTTCACCGACCTGGGCCTTGATCTGATCAATCCCTGGACCCATCGTCGCTCTCCCACACATTGAGGCTGGAGCGCTGTGACTCCCGGCGCAGATTCTTGCGGCTGCGCTTCGGATCGCTCTTGAGCAAAGCCAGCTTCTCGCTGAGCAGATCGAGTTCCCGGGTGAGCCTCGGGGTGACGGGCATCGCCGACAGGTCGCCGAACAGCTTGCCCAGGCTGACGCTGGCGCTGATGACATCGCCGCGATCGAGTTCGGCGATAACGCGTTTGCGTTCCCGGTTGGCTTTGAAGAGGGCCAATTGTTCCGCCACCGCCTCATCGCCATCCAGTTGATCGAGCTCCCCATGGGCCATCACGGGCAACTGCAGGTGTTCGATCAGGCTCTGGCGGTCGCCGCTGCCGGGGGCCTCCCAGGCCAGGCGCACGCTGAGAATCTCCTGGTTGGGGATCCAGGCGGGCAGCTTCAGCTGCAGGCCCACGT
This genomic stretch from Cyanobium gracile PCC 6307 harbors:
- a CDS encoding FitA-like ribbon-helix-helix domain-containing protein — its product is MATLTIRNLDDATKAQLRLQAARHGHSMEEEARRILREAVLPQSAGSDSPGLGSRIHAHFADLGGVELHLPARVSMAAAAVFTEEPT
- a CDS encoding type II toxin-antitoxin system VapC family toxin; its protein translation is MIVLDTNVIAELMRPQPEPAVLAWADGLVPAEVGITAMNEAEILHGLIRLPEGRRKQALLDSWQALVTALLGDRVWAFHREAAHWYGELLVRREQLGRPIATADAVIAATALAQGAQLATRNVSDFTDLGLDLINPWTHRRSPTH